Proteins from one Porites lutea chromosome 3, jaPorLute2.1, whole genome shotgun sequence genomic window:
- the LOC140931994 gene encoding uncharacterized protein has protein sequence MAFDSSFTADFKTYFVETKHFPSMAASWLIGLVFLAINVLMVVVLVISNSDFCASVFETQTDHILVDHVMNASTVVDEFECHQKFLRNNSCKSFNVRPGADIAKRLCELNNKTRKMTPESFKKMIGSSYYGPVKVSCQDLSTNKKKQTGHCHSDYKGKRCEIPKRGWNSKQPAYSCKSIRDSGDSKGDGRYWIDPTKSGTPLKVYCDMTTDGGEVYS, from the exons CCAAACATTTTCCCTCAATGGCTGCCTCGTGGCTCATTGGTTTGGTCTTTTTGGCTATTAATGTTCTGATGGTAGTGGTACTGGTGATATCTAACTCGGACTTTTGTGCCAGCGTTTTTGAAACTCAGACTG ACCATATTTTAGTTGATCATGTCATGAATGCGTCTACTGTTGTTGACGAGTTTGAATGTCACCAAAAATTCCTCAGAAATAACAGCTGCAAGTCATTTAATGTTCGCCCTGGTGCAGATATTGCAAAACGACTTTGTGAGCTGAACAACAAAACACGCAAGATGACGCCGGAAAGCTTCAAAAAGATGATAGGATCTTCTTATTATGGACCTGTTAAG GTTTCCTGCCAAGATTTGTCCACcaacaagaagaaacaaactggTCATTGTCATTCGGACTACAAAGGAAAAAGATGTGAAATTC CAAAGCGAGGCTGGAACTCCAAGCAGCCTGCTTATTCCTGTAAGAGCATCCGGGACTCTGGTGACTCTAAAGGAGACGGGAGGTACTGGATCGACCCTACGAAAAGTGGAACCCCATTGAAAGTTTACTGTGACATGACAACTGATGGAGGTGAGGTCTACTCCTAA